The following are encoded in a window of Castanea sativa cultivar Marrone di Chiusa Pesio chromosome 9, ASM4071231v1 genomic DNA:
- the LOC142610411 gene encoding serine/threonine-protein kinase ATG1c-like isoform X1, which produces MAQGTGRGRVVGDYLVGQQIGSGSFSVVWHARHRVHGTEVAIKEIATGRLNKKLQESLMSEIFILKRINHSNIIRLHDIIEVPGKIHLVLEYCRGGDLSVYLQRHGRVPEATAKQFMLQLAAGLQILRDNNLIHRDLKPQNLLLSTNDKNSTLKIADFGFARSLQPRGLAETLCGSPLYMAPEIMQLQKYDAKADLWSVGAILFQLVTGKTPFTGNNQIQLLQNIMRSTELHFPLDITDLSSDCKDLCQKLLRRNPVERLTFDEFFNHPFLSQKQPAESLSRRSSRLLDAFRSPECNPVRNMEESSQDDCLPFFLDDDSSGAEGSPSFFKRRPSMKSTYGFSLDTKVDKREAASTTSNNIIHTSRYGSSTDKLESTSPKLDSHRPPSNRNLIDPLKPVDQRSLNARSRVSAVMESLESIDQDYVLVSGPPMDVSSSSASASKPSHSPYKSGSPPQAFVNMTDTSSAPMPISGTATSNLCRNESLENQSSAPGTSQGSMSIGDALEQPSTHCMIRIKSLQQCASAITELENEKIETGRQLEAFSIQLVILAIWKQALHICHTQAASAMEGSPSQESTRFKRSTSKKYDSPDAEERLSVGSTQLPEDIASQIEREFLLEVEHAEELAKVIEPGNTEMPDAMETIFQAALAFGRRGGVWFCLTSMMLWRKQGLKYKMECIHFYMVEELMGDMEKAAALYSKAVRLLVFLLVEAPSLILNPPFSLTNSDRYRLRTYIDVINNRQGYSRSQRMALLNTPLETSQV; this is translated from the exons ATGGCTCAGGGAACAGGGAGGGGCAGAGTGGTCGGAGACTACTTGGTGGGTCAGCAAATCGGGTCCGGGTCGTTCTCGGTGGTGTGGCACGCGAGGCACCGAGTTCACGGAACCGAGGTAGCGATCAAGGAAATCGCTACGGGTCGACTCAACAAGAAATTGCAAGAGTCTCTCATGTCGGAGATCTTCATCCTCAAGCGGATTAACCACTCTAATATTATTCGCCTGCACGATATCATTGAG GTTCCTGGGAAAATACACCTTGTATTGGAGTACTGCAGAGGGGGTGATCTTTCCGTATACCTTCAACGCCATGGAAGAGTCCCAGAAGCCACTGCAAAGCAATTCATGCTGCAGCTGG CTGCTGGTCTACAAATTCTTCGTGACAATAATCTTATACATCGGGATTTAAAGCCACAG AATCTCCTTCTTTCTACGAATGACAAAAATTCAACTTTGAAGATTGCAGATTTTGGATTTGCAAG ATCTCTGCAACCTAGAGGCCTTGCAGAAACCTTGTGTGGTTCGCCTCTTTACATGGCACCCGAGATAATGCAACTTCAGAAGTATGATGCAAAG GCAGATCTCTGGAGCGTTGGTGCAATTTTATTTCAGCTCGTTACTGGAAAAACTCCATTTACTGGAAACAATCAAATACAG TTGCTGCAGAACATTATGAGATCAACTGAATTGCATTTCCCTCTAGATATTACGGATCTGAGTTCGGACTGCAAAGATTTGTGCCAGAAATTGCTGCGACGTAATCCAG TTGAACGACTAACATTTGACGAGTTTTTTAATCACCCATTTCTTTCTCAGAAGCAACCAGCTGAATCACTGAG TAGGAGGTCTTCAAGACTACTGGATGCATTTCGTTCGCCTGAATGTAATCCTGTGAGGAATATGGAGGAAAGTTCTCAAGATGATtgtcttcctttctttttagaTGATGATTCTAGTGGTGCAGAGGGGAGCCCATCTTTTTTTAAACGGAGGCCCTCAATGAAGTCTACTTATGGATTTTCTCTTGATACAAAAGTTGATAAAAGGGAAGCAGCATCAACGACTTCTAATAACATTATTCATACTTCCAGATATGGTAGTTCCACAGATAAATTGGAAAGTACTAGTCCTAAGTTAGACAGCCATAGACCACCCTCAAACAGAAATTTAATTGATCCTCTAAAACCTGTGGACCAGAGATCATTGAACGCTAGATCAAGAG TTTCTGCGGTCATGGAGTCGCTAGAGTCAATTGATCAAGATTATGTTCTCGTGTCTGGACCTCCAATGGATGTGTCATCTTCCTCAGCAAGTGCTTCCAAGCCAAGCCATTCTCCATACAAGTCAGGGTCTCCTCCCCAAGCATTTGTTAATATGACTGACACATCAAGTGCTCCGATGCCAATCAGTGGCACAGCTACCAGTAACCTGTGTCGCAATGAAAGCTTGGAAAATCAGAGCTCTGCTCCAGGGACTTCACAAGGATCGATGTCTATAGGAGATGCTTTAGAGCAGCCATCAACTCACTGCATGATAAGGATTAAATCATTACAACAGTGCGCATCTGCCATTACAGaattagaaaatgaaaag attgAGACAGGCAGGCAACTAGAAGCATTCTCAATACAACTTGTAATTCTTGCAATTTGGAAGCAAGCATTGCATATATGCCATACACAAGCTGCCTCAGCTATGGAAGGAAGTCCAAGCCAAGAGAGTACACGATTTAAAAGGAGCACCAGCAAGAAGTATGATAGTCCCGATGCAGAAGAACGTCTTTCGGTTGGCAGCACTCAATTGCCGGAGGATATTGCCTCTCAGATTGAGAGAGAATTTCTCCTGGAAGTTGAACATGCTGAAGAACTTGCTAAGGTCATTGAGCCTG GCAATACAGAGATGCCAGATGCAATGGAGACAATATTCCAAGCTGCCCTTGCTTTTGGGAGGCGTGGAGGC GTTTGGTTTTGTCTTACATCAATGATGCTGTGGAGAAAACAGGGGTTGAAATACAAAATGGAATGCATTCACTTTTACATG GTTGAGGAGCTCATGGGTGATATGGAAAAAGCAGCAGCATTGTATTCAAAAGCTGTGCGTTTGTTAGTTTTCCTTCTAGTGGAAGCACCATCCCTCATTCTCAATCCACCGTTCTCTCTCACAAACTCAGACCGGTATAGGCTTAGAACTTACATTGATGTCATTAATAACAGGCAAGGTTATTCAAGGTCCCAGAGGATGGCTCTTCTGAACACCCCCTTAGAAACAAGTCAAGTTTAG
- the LOC142610411 gene encoding serine/threonine-protein kinase ATG1c-like isoform X3, protein MAQGTGRGRVVGDYLVGQQIGSGSFSVVWHARHRVHGTEVAIKEIATGRLNKKLQESLMSEIFILKRINHSNIIRLHDIIEVPGKIHLVLEYCRGGDLSVYLQRHGRVPEATAKQFMLQLAAGLQILRDNNLIHRDLKPQNLLLSTNDKNSTLKIADFGFARSLQPRGLAETLCGSPLYMAPEIMQLQKYDAKADLWSVGAILFQLVTGKTPFTGNNQIQLLQNIMRSTELHFPLDITDLSSDCKDLCQKLLRRNPVERLTFDEFFNHPFLSQKQPAESLSRRSSRLLDAFRSPECNPVRNMEESSQDDCLPFFLDDDSSGAEGSPSFFKRRPSMKSTYGFSLDTKVDKREAASTTSNNIIHTSRYGSSTDKLESTSPKLDSHRPPSNRNLIDPLKPVDQRSLNARSRVSAVMESLESIDQDYVLVSGPPMDVSSSSASASKPSHSPYKSGSPPQAFVNMTDTSSAPMPISGTATSNLCRNESLENQSSAPGTSQGSMSIGDALEQPSTHCMIRIKSLQQCASAITELENEKIETGRQLEAFSIQLVILAIWKQALHICHTQAASAMEGSPSQESTRFKRSTSKKYDSPDAEERLSVGSTQLPEDIASQIEREFLLEVEHAEELAKVIEPGNTEMPDAMETIFQAALAFGRRGGVEELMGDMEKAAALYSKAVRLLVFLLVEAPSLILNPPFSLTNSDRYRLRTYIDVINNRQGYSRSQRMALLNTPLETSQV, encoded by the exons ATGGCTCAGGGAACAGGGAGGGGCAGAGTGGTCGGAGACTACTTGGTGGGTCAGCAAATCGGGTCCGGGTCGTTCTCGGTGGTGTGGCACGCGAGGCACCGAGTTCACGGAACCGAGGTAGCGATCAAGGAAATCGCTACGGGTCGACTCAACAAGAAATTGCAAGAGTCTCTCATGTCGGAGATCTTCATCCTCAAGCGGATTAACCACTCTAATATTATTCGCCTGCACGATATCATTGAG GTTCCTGGGAAAATACACCTTGTATTGGAGTACTGCAGAGGGGGTGATCTTTCCGTATACCTTCAACGCCATGGAAGAGTCCCAGAAGCCACTGCAAAGCAATTCATGCTGCAGCTGG CTGCTGGTCTACAAATTCTTCGTGACAATAATCTTATACATCGGGATTTAAAGCCACAG AATCTCCTTCTTTCTACGAATGACAAAAATTCAACTTTGAAGATTGCAGATTTTGGATTTGCAAG ATCTCTGCAACCTAGAGGCCTTGCAGAAACCTTGTGTGGTTCGCCTCTTTACATGGCACCCGAGATAATGCAACTTCAGAAGTATGATGCAAAG GCAGATCTCTGGAGCGTTGGTGCAATTTTATTTCAGCTCGTTACTGGAAAAACTCCATTTACTGGAAACAATCAAATACAG TTGCTGCAGAACATTATGAGATCAACTGAATTGCATTTCCCTCTAGATATTACGGATCTGAGTTCGGACTGCAAAGATTTGTGCCAGAAATTGCTGCGACGTAATCCAG TTGAACGACTAACATTTGACGAGTTTTTTAATCACCCATTTCTTTCTCAGAAGCAACCAGCTGAATCACTGAG TAGGAGGTCTTCAAGACTACTGGATGCATTTCGTTCGCCTGAATGTAATCCTGTGAGGAATATGGAGGAAAGTTCTCAAGATGATtgtcttcctttctttttagaTGATGATTCTAGTGGTGCAGAGGGGAGCCCATCTTTTTTTAAACGGAGGCCCTCAATGAAGTCTACTTATGGATTTTCTCTTGATACAAAAGTTGATAAAAGGGAAGCAGCATCAACGACTTCTAATAACATTATTCATACTTCCAGATATGGTAGTTCCACAGATAAATTGGAAAGTACTAGTCCTAAGTTAGACAGCCATAGACCACCCTCAAACAGAAATTTAATTGATCCTCTAAAACCTGTGGACCAGAGATCATTGAACGCTAGATCAAGAG TTTCTGCGGTCATGGAGTCGCTAGAGTCAATTGATCAAGATTATGTTCTCGTGTCTGGACCTCCAATGGATGTGTCATCTTCCTCAGCAAGTGCTTCCAAGCCAAGCCATTCTCCATACAAGTCAGGGTCTCCTCCCCAAGCATTTGTTAATATGACTGACACATCAAGTGCTCCGATGCCAATCAGTGGCACAGCTACCAGTAACCTGTGTCGCAATGAAAGCTTGGAAAATCAGAGCTCTGCTCCAGGGACTTCACAAGGATCGATGTCTATAGGAGATGCTTTAGAGCAGCCATCAACTCACTGCATGATAAGGATTAAATCATTACAACAGTGCGCATCTGCCATTACAGaattagaaaatgaaaag attgAGACAGGCAGGCAACTAGAAGCATTCTCAATACAACTTGTAATTCTTGCAATTTGGAAGCAAGCATTGCATATATGCCATACACAAGCTGCCTCAGCTATGGAAGGAAGTCCAAGCCAAGAGAGTACACGATTTAAAAGGAGCACCAGCAAGAAGTATGATAGTCCCGATGCAGAAGAACGTCTTTCGGTTGGCAGCACTCAATTGCCGGAGGATATTGCCTCTCAGATTGAGAGAGAATTTCTCCTGGAAGTTGAACATGCTGAAGAACTTGCTAAGGTCATTGAGCCTG GCAATACAGAGATGCCAGATGCAATGGAGACAATATTCCAAGCTGCCCTTGCTTTTGGGAGGCGTGGAGGC GTTGAGGAGCTCATGGGTGATATGGAAAAAGCAGCAGCATTGTATTCAAAAGCTGTGCGTTTGTTAGTTTTCCTTCTAGTGGAAGCACCATCCCTCATTCTCAATCCACCGTTCTCTCTCACAAACTCAGACCGGTATAGGCTTAGAACTTACATTGATGTCATTAATAACAGGCAAGGTTATTCAAGGTCCCAGAGGATGGCTCTTCTGAACACCCCCTTAGAAACAAGTCAAGTTTAG
- the LOC142610411 gene encoding serine/threonine-protein kinase ATG1c-like isoform X2: protein MAQGTGRGRVVGDYLVGQQIGSGSFSVVWHARHRVHGTEVAIKEIATGRLNKKLQESLMSEIFILKRINHSNIIRLHDIIEVPGKIHLVLEYCRGGDLSVYLQRHGRVPEATAKQFMLQLAAGLQILRDNNLIHRDLKPQNLLLSTNDKNSTLKIADFGFARSLQPRGLAETLCGSPLYMAPEIMQLQKYDAKADLWSVGAILFQLVTGKTPFTGNNQIQLLQNIMRSTELHFPLDITDLSSDCKDLCQKLLRRNPVERLTFDEFFNHPFLSQKQPAESLRRSSRLLDAFRSPECNPVRNMEESSQDDCLPFFLDDDSSGAEGSPSFFKRRPSMKSTYGFSLDTKVDKREAASTTSNNIIHTSRYGSSTDKLESTSPKLDSHRPPSNRNLIDPLKPVDQRSLNARSRVSAVMESLESIDQDYVLVSGPPMDVSSSSASASKPSHSPYKSGSPPQAFVNMTDTSSAPMPISGTATSNLCRNESLENQSSAPGTSQGSMSIGDALEQPSTHCMIRIKSLQQCASAITELENEKIETGRQLEAFSIQLVILAIWKQALHICHTQAASAMEGSPSQESTRFKRSTSKKYDSPDAEERLSVGSTQLPEDIASQIEREFLLEVEHAEELAKVIEPGNTEMPDAMETIFQAALAFGRRGGVWFCLTSMMLWRKQGLKYKMECIHFYMVEELMGDMEKAAALYSKAVRLLVFLLVEAPSLILNPPFSLTNSDRYRLRTYIDVINNRQGYSRSQRMALLNTPLETSQV from the exons ATGGCTCAGGGAACAGGGAGGGGCAGAGTGGTCGGAGACTACTTGGTGGGTCAGCAAATCGGGTCCGGGTCGTTCTCGGTGGTGTGGCACGCGAGGCACCGAGTTCACGGAACCGAGGTAGCGATCAAGGAAATCGCTACGGGTCGACTCAACAAGAAATTGCAAGAGTCTCTCATGTCGGAGATCTTCATCCTCAAGCGGATTAACCACTCTAATATTATTCGCCTGCACGATATCATTGAG GTTCCTGGGAAAATACACCTTGTATTGGAGTACTGCAGAGGGGGTGATCTTTCCGTATACCTTCAACGCCATGGAAGAGTCCCAGAAGCCACTGCAAAGCAATTCATGCTGCAGCTGG CTGCTGGTCTACAAATTCTTCGTGACAATAATCTTATACATCGGGATTTAAAGCCACAG AATCTCCTTCTTTCTACGAATGACAAAAATTCAACTTTGAAGATTGCAGATTTTGGATTTGCAAG ATCTCTGCAACCTAGAGGCCTTGCAGAAACCTTGTGTGGTTCGCCTCTTTACATGGCACCCGAGATAATGCAACTTCAGAAGTATGATGCAAAG GCAGATCTCTGGAGCGTTGGTGCAATTTTATTTCAGCTCGTTACTGGAAAAACTCCATTTACTGGAAACAATCAAATACAG TTGCTGCAGAACATTATGAGATCAACTGAATTGCATTTCCCTCTAGATATTACGGATCTGAGTTCGGACTGCAAAGATTTGTGCCAGAAATTGCTGCGACGTAATCCAG TTGAACGACTAACATTTGACGAGTTTTTTAATCACCCATTTCTTTCTCAGAAGCAACCAGCTGAATCACTGAG GAGGTCTTCAAGACTACTGGATGCATTTCGTTCGCCTGAATGTAATCCTGTGAGGAATATGGAGGAAAGTTCTCAAGATGATtgtcttcctttctttttagaTGATGATTCTAGTGGTGCAGAGGGGAGCCCATCTTTTTTTAAACGGAGGCCCTCAATGAAGTCTACTTATGGATTTTCTCTTGATACAAAAGTTGATAAAAGGGAAGCAGCATCAACGACTTCTAATAACATTATTCATACTTCCAGATATGGTAGTTCCACAGATAAATTGGAAAGTACTAGTCCTAAGTTAGACAGCCATAGACCACCCTCAAACAGAAATTTAATTGATCCTCTAAAACCTGTGGACCAGAGATCATTGAACGCTAGATCAAGAG TTTCTGCGGTCATGGAGTCGCTAGAGTCAATTGATCAAGATTATGTTCTCGTGTCTGGACCTCCAATGGATGTGTCATCTTCCTCAGCAAGTGCTTCCAAGCCAAGCCATTCTCCATACAAGTCAGGGTCTCCTCCCCAAGCATTTGTTAATATGACTGACACATCAAGTGCTCCGATGCCAATCAGTGGCACAGCTACCAGTAACCTGTGTCGCAATGAAAGCTTGGAAAATCAGAGCTCTGCTCCAGGGACTTCACAAGGATCGATGTCTATAGGAGATGCTTTAGAGCAGCCATCAACTCACTGCATGATAAGGATTAAATCATTACAACAGTGCGCATCTGCCATTACAGaattagaaaatgaaaag attgAGACAGGCAGGCAACTAGAAGCATTCTCAATACAACTTGTAATTCTTGCAATTTGGAAGCAAGCATTGCATATATGCCATACACAAGCTGCCTCAGCTATGGAAGGAAGTCCAAGCCAAGAGAGTACACGATTTAAAAGGAGCACCAGCAAGAAGTATGATAGTCCCGATGCAGAAGAACGTCTTTCGGTTGGCAGCACTCAATTGCCGGAGGATATTGCCTCTCAGATTGAGAGAGAATTTCTCCTGGAAGTTGAACATGCTGAAGAACTTGCTAAGGTCATTGAGCCTG GCAATACAGAGATGCCAGATGCAATGGAGACAATATTCCAAGCTGCCCTTGCTTTTGGGAGGCGTGGAGGC GTTTGGTTTTGTCTTACATCAATGATGCTGTGGAGAAAACAGGGGTTGAAATACAAAATGGAATGCATTCACTTTTACATG GTTGAGGAGCTCATGGGTGATATGGAAAAAGCAGCAGCATTGTATTCAAAAGCTGTGCGTTTGTTAGTTTTCCTTCTAGTGGAAGCACCATCCCTCATTCTCAATCCACCGTTCTCTCTCACAAACTCAGACCGGTATAGGCTTAGAACTTACATTGATGTCATTAATAACAGGCAAGGTTATTCAAGGTCCCAGAGGATGGCTCTTCTGAACACCCCCTTAGAAACAAGTCAAGTTTAG
- the LOC142610725 gene encoding protein RETICULATA, chloroplastic: MAGGSSSLGFLRNEVVLGKMWSQSVVVESVRVRNVVKVVAFPMLCRKNRTVVVANVSKSNPLGNSQFDVASVSVSKEGGNSDSGSVVGKDIRILETGFEVKVDIDGNGGGDVLGGSGNGRFSSGGGGGGGGDGGDDNGDDKEEDEFGPILKFEEVMKETEARGVSLPSDMLEAAKSVGIRKLLLLRYLDLQGSVWPLGFAMKSCSMLRNRMLADPSFLFKIGTEIVIDSCCATFAEVQKRGKDFWSEFELYVADLLVGVVVNVALVGMLAPYARIGGPSVSKGFLGRMQHAYGALPSSVFEAERPGCRFTVKQRIGTYFYKGILYGIVGFGCGIIGQGIANLIMTAKRSIKKSEDDIPVPPLLKSAALWGVFLAVSSNTRYQVINGLERLVEASPIAKQVPPVAMAFTVGVRFANNVYGGMQFVDWARWSGVQ; encoded by the exons ATGGCTGGTGGGTCATCGAGTCTTGGGTTTTTGAGAAACGAGGTTGTTTTGGGGAAGATGTGGAGTCAGAGTGTGGTTGTAGAGAGTGTGAGAGTCAGAAATGTGGTCAAGGTGGTGGCTTTCCCAATGTTGTGTAGAAAAAATAGGACGGTTGTGGTGGCGAATgtttcaaaatcaaacccacTTGGTAATTCGCAGTTTGATGTGGCCTCTGTTTCGGTTTCGAAAGAAGGAGGTAATAGTGATAGTGGTAGTGTTGTAGGGAAAGATATTAGGATTTTGGAAACTGGGTTTGAAGTAAAAGTTGATATTGATGGGAATGGTGGTGGGGATGTGCTTGGTGGAAGTGGAAATGGGAGATTTAGCAGTGGtggaggaggtggtggaggtggagatGGTGGCGATGACAATGGGGAtgacaaagaagaagatgagttTGGGccaattttaaagtttgaagAGGTGATGAAGGAGACAGAGGCTAGAGGGGTTAGCCTTCCTTCGGATATGTTAGAGGCCGCGAAGAGCGTTGGGATTCGCAAATTGCTTCTTCTTAGATACTTGGATTTGCAG GGGTCAGTCTGGCCTCTGGGTTTTGCAATGAAGTCATGCTCTATGCTTCGGAATCGAATGTTGGCTGATCCatcctttctttttaaaattggaACTGAG ATAGTCATTGATTCTTGTTGTGCTACATTTGCGGAAGTTCAAAAAAGAGGCAAAGACTTTTGGTCAGAATTTGAGTTGTATGTTGCGGATCTGTTGGTTGGAGTGGTGGTTAATGTTGCTTTGGTTGGTATGTTGGCACCCTATGCTCGTATTGGGGGACCATCTGTATCTAAGGGATTCCTTGGACGAATGCAGCATGCTTACGGAGCTCTTCCTAGCAG TGTATTTGAAGCAGAAAGACCAGGATGTAGATTTACTGTAAAGCAGAGAATTGGTACATATTTTTATAAG GGTATCCTGTATGGAATAGTTGGCTTTGGATGTGGCATCATTGGCCAAGGGATTGCAAATTTGATCATGACAGCCAAGCG GAGTATAAAAAAATCAGAAGACGACATTCCTGTGCCACCACTTTTGAAGAGTGCTGCTCTGTGGG GTGTATTTCTTGCAGTTTCTTCCAACACCCGTTATCAGGTCATCAATGGACTGGAACGTCTGGTAGAAGCATCTCCTATAGCAAAGCAGGTTCCACCCGTTGCAATGGCTTTCACAGTTGGCGTGCGATTTGCCAACAATGTATATGGTGGGATGCAATTTGTGGACTGGGCTAGGTGGAGCGGGGTGCAATAA